One window of Chlamydia sp. 04-14 genomic DNA carries:
- a CDS encoding S49 family peptidase codes for MKTFWHFLSKGFLSILGLSLGVVLAFFVTLMLVVSTSGMNDSQFVNMPDAKGEVKDLGKEAPIIAVLEMKDVISSSKHTAKIIQEAITALDSTPYKDRVRGIIIDMDCPGGEVFEIARIYSTIQFWKQRTNCPVYVFVNGLCASGGYYVACAADKIYSTPSSLIGSVGVLSGPYFNVKEGLSRYGVQSDLLTAGKDKAPMNPYTEWTAKDREIRQEIIDYLYGQFVDIVATNRPLLTKDKLIGVLGARLYSPQKALEEGYIDVVNVTKQQVLQDLVADCKIENNYRVIGLGSDGWLKKVMSSITNSPLITGKIQHELLPNLDNSTSTFYYLES; via the coding sequence ATGAAAACGTTTTGGCATTTTTTGTCTAAAGGCTTCCTATCGATTCTAGGTTTATCTCTCGGAGTAGTTCTTGCCTTCTTTGTTACTTTGATGTTAGTTGTTTCTACCTCTGGAATGAACGACTCTCAATTTGTGAATATGCCTGATGCTAAAGGTGAGGTAAAAGATCTGGGCAAAGAGGCGCCAATTATCGCCGTGTTAGAAATGAAGGATGTTATTTCCTCTAGCAAACACACAGCAAAAATTATTCAAGAGGCTATTACGGCATTAGATTCTACGCCTTATAAAGATAGGGTGCGGGGCATAATCATTGATATGGATTGTCCTGGAGGAGAGGTGTTTGAAATTGCCCGTATATACTCAACGATTCAGTTTTGGAAACAACGTACAAACTGCCCTGTTTATGTTTTTGTGAATGGTCTTTGTGCTTCTGGTGGCTATTATGTTGCATGCGCTGCCGATAAAATTTATTCCACACCTTCTTCTTTGATAGGTTCTGTAGGAGTGCTTTCTGGACCATATTTTAATGTAAAGGAAGGTTTATCTCGTTATGGGGTGCAAAGTGATTTACTTACAGCTGGAAAAGATAAAGCTCCTATGAATCCTTATACAGAATGGACAGCTAAAGATCGTGAAATTCGACAAGAAATAATTGATTATCTTTATGGTCAATTTGTTGATATCGTTGCAACGAATCGTCCATTATTGACTAAAGATAAGTTGATAGGTGTTTTAGGGGCGCGTTTATATTCTCCTCAGAAAGCCTTAGAAGAAGGCTACATCGATGTTGTAAATGTAACTAAACAACAAGTGCTTCAAGATTTAGTTGCTGATTGCAAAATTGAAAATAACTACCGTGTAATCGGTTTAGGAAGTGATGGTTGGCTGAAAAAAGTTATGTCATCAATAACTAATAGCCCGTTAATCACAGGAAAAATTCAACATGAGTTACTTCCTAATCTAGATAATTCCACAAGTACATTCTACTACTTGGAGTCATGA
- the npt2 gene encoding NTP/H+ exchange transporter Npt2 yields MQSSEMKPFSRLRAYFCPIYRSEFPKFIPLFWLAFFVGFNYCLLKSMKDTLVVVGSDAGAEVIPFLKVWGIVPGAVIVTMIYGWLSNRCPRDTVFYSFIGTFLGFFFLFAVVIYPMGDALHLHSFADRLQELLPQGLRGFIVMIRYWSYSLYYVMSELWSSVVLSTLFWGLANEVTSVREAGRFYALINTGLNLSSVFAGEISYWMGKHSLFVYPFVKDKWHEVMMNLTILIVLAGLCMIWLYRKVHFLTQHSYNFSTAFSPESSSEKSPQVEESVASVKAKKKTKTKAKSLFLYLIRSRYLLGLAVIVLSYNLVIHLFEVVWKDQVSQIYSSHVEFNSYMSRITTLIGIVSVCAALFLTGQSIRKWGWTVGALTTPIVMLVTGVLFFGAVFAVKRDIMIFGGFFNMAPLAIAAWIGGMQNVFSRAAKFTFFDQTKEMAFIPLPNDQKNFGKAAIDGVVSRIGKSGGSLVYQGLLIIFSSVAASLNVIAVVLLLIMVVWIAVVAFIGREYNIKEAAAVAESSKTDPVAPEVAVNRTTVENSSKEEVATL; encoded by the coding sequence ATGCAGTCATCAGAGATGAAACCCTTTTCAAGACTGCGGGCGTACTTCTGCCCCATATATCGATCAGAATTCCCAAAATTTATTCCTCTTTTCTGGCTAGCCTTTTTCGTAGGATTTAATTATTGCCTCCTAAAAAGTATGAAAGATACTTTGGTGGTGGTAGGGTCTGATGCGGGTGCGGAAGTTATACCGTTCTTGAAAGTCTGGGGGATAGTTCCTGGAGCCGTTATCGTTACCATGATCTACGGTTGGTTAAGTAATCGGTGTCCTAGAGACACCGTTTTTTATTCCTTTATAGGTACTTTTCTCGGTTTCTTTTTCTTATTTGCCGTAGTAATTTACCCTATGGGGGATGCCTTACACTTGCATTCTTTTGCAGATAGGCTACAAGAATTGCTGCCACAGGGCTTACGTGGATTCATTGTAATGATTCGCTATTGGAGCTACAGTCTATACTATGTAATGTCCGAGCTCTGGAGTTCGGTAGTTCTGTCAACACTCTTTTGGGGGTTGGCTAACGAAGTAACTAGTGTAAGGGAAGCTGGAAGATTTTACGCCCTAATTAATACCGGATTAAATCTTTCTTCCGTATTTGCTGGTGAAATCTCCTATTGGATGGGTAAGCACTCGCTTTTTGTTTATCCCTTTGTTAAGGATAAATGGCACGAGGTTATGATGAACCTCACCATTTTAATCGTTTTAGCCGGATTGTGTATGATTTGGCTATATAGAAAAGTTCACTTCCTTACACAACATAGCTATAATTTCTCTACAGCGTTTTCCCCAGAATCTTCTTCTGAGAAATCACCTCAAGTTGAAGAAAGTGTGGCTAGTGTAAAAGCTAAGAAAAAGACGAAAACCAAGGCAAAAAGCCTTTTCCTTTACCTCATTCGTTCTCGGTATTTACTAGGCCTTGCCGTTATAGTTTTATCCTATAATCTTGTTATTCACTTGTTTGAAGTGGTTTGGAAAGATCAAGTTAGTCAGATTTATAGTTCCCATGTTGAGTTCAACAGCTATATGAGTAGGATCACTACTTTAATAGGAATTGTATCTGTCTGCGCAGCCCTTTTCCTTACCGGCCAAAGTATTCGCAAGTGGGGTTGGACGGTCGGCGCATTGACCACCCCGATTGTTATGTTGGTAACAGGTGTACTATTCTTTGGTGCCGTATTTGCTGTTAAGAGAGACATTATGATCTTTGGCGGCTTTTTCAATATGGCTCCTTTGGCCATAGCAGCTTGGATAGGCGGGATGCAAAATGTGTTTTCTCGCGCAGCTAAATTTACATTCTTTGATCAAACTAAAGAAATGGCATTTATTCCTTTACCCAATGACCAGAAGAACTTTGGTAAGGCTGCCATTGACGGTGTGGTATCTCGAATAGGGAAATCGGGAGGTTCCTTAGTATATCAAGGATTGTTGATTATTTTCTCATCTGTTGCTGCTAGTCTTAATGTGATAGCTGTGGTACTTCTTTTAATTATGGTAGTTTGGATAGCTGTTGTTGCTTTCATAGGAAGAGAGTACAACATAAAAGAAGCCGCTGCTGTTGCTGAAAGTTCGAAAACAGATCCAGTTGCACCCGAAGTGGCTGTCAACAGGACTACGGTAGAAAATTCCAGCAAAGAAGAAGTAGCTACGCTATAG
- a CDS encoding CDP-alcohol phosphatidyltransferase family protein: MRQFCNLLSLSRIWLALFFYQEKIHLRLLVILGAMASDVLDGYLARRYKATSRFGSMLDPLTDKFFVFVCVAILYWEGSLSPEHLLLIFARDIFLVLFAIYLSIVRGWKGYDYRALFFGKIFTVVQFIILLGVTAGVQIPVIGLMPLIILGFLYFLERVIDYKKQCLD; encoded by the coding sequence ATGAGACAATTTTGTAATTTACTTTCTCTATCACGTATATGGCTAGCCCTGTTCTTTTACCAAGAAAAGATCCACTTACGTCTGTTGGTGATTTTAGGCGCCATGGCCAGTGATGTTTTAGACGGTTATCTTGCCCGCCGTTACAAAGCGACTAGCCGTTTTGGTTCTATGTTGGATCCCCTTACTGATAAGTTCTTTGTTTTTGTTTGTGTGGCTATCCTGTATTGGGAAGGATCCTTATCCCCAGAGCATCTCTTACTTATCTTTGCTAGAGACATTTTCCTTGTGCTTTTCGCCATCTATCTCTCTATTGTTAGGGGATGGAAGGGCTACGATTATCGAGCTCTGTTCTTTGGAAAGATCTTTACAGTGGTTCAATTTATTATTTTACTTGGGGTTACTGCGGGTGTGCAAATCCCTGTAATTGGGTTAATGCCGTTAATTATTCTCGGATTTCTCTATTTCTTAGAGCGAGTGATAGATTACAAAAAACAGTGCCTCGATTAA
- the dnaB gene encoding replicative DNA helicase has protein sequence MLTQTEKTPAPALPSPPNSKESEMIVLGCMLTGVNYLNLAANQLNEDDFYYLEHKIIFRVLQDAFKHDKPIDVHLAGEELKRRNHLTVIGGPGYLITLADFAGTAAYIEEYIQIILSKSILRKMIQTAKEIEKKATEEPKDVAVALDEAQNALFKISQATSLTQYVLVADKLQGLVSAQEKPFLIQLQEKQEFFQQHAQSGDALPISGIPTHFIDLDKMINGFSQSNLMILAARPAMGKTALALNIAENMCFQSQLPIGIFSLEMTVDQLIHRIICSRSEVESRKINVGDLSGQDFQRIVSVVNEMQQHTLLIDDQPGLKVTDLRARARRMKESYDIQFLIIDYLQLLSGSGTLRSAESRQTEISEISRMLKTLARELNIPILCLSQLSRKVEDRANHRPMMSDLRESGSIEQDSDLVMFLLRREYYDPNDKPGTAELIVAKNRHGSIGSVPLVFEKELARFRNYAAFEFNG, from the coding sequence ATGTTGACCCAAACAGAAAAAACTCCCGCTCCCGCACTACCAAGCCCGCCTAATTCTAAAGAATCAGAAATGATTGTTCTCGGATGCATGTTAACGGGGGTTAATTATCTTAATCTAGCAGCTAACCAGCTTAACGAAGATGATTTTTACTATCTCGAACATAAAATCATTTTCCGAGTTCTCCAGGACGCCTTTAAACACGATAAACCCATAGACGTGCATCTTGCAGGAGAAGAACTTAAAAGAAGAAACCACCTTACGGTAATTGGGGGGCCCGGTTATTTAATTACCTTAGCAGATTTTGCGGGAACGGCAGCATATATTGAAGAATATATTCAGATCATTCTTTCTAAATCTATCTTAAGAAAAATGATCCAAACAGCTAAGGAAATAGAGAAAAAAGCAACTGAAGAACCTAAAGACGTCGCCGTTGCTTTAGACGAAGCACAAAATGCTTTATTTAAAATTAGCCAGGCAACCTCCCTCACACAGTACGTTCTCGTTGCCGATAAACTTCAAGGTCTGGTCTCTGCTCAAGAGAAACCCTTTCTAATACAATTACAAGAAAAACAAGAGTTCTTCCAACAACATGCTCAAAGTGGTGATGCTTTACCCATTTCAGGTATTCCCACGCATTTCATTGATTTAGATAAAATGATCAATGGTTTCTCCCAATCCAACTTAATGATTCTTGCAGCCCGACCTGCTATGGGGAAAACCGCTCTTGCTTTAAATATTGCAGAAAATATGTGCTTTCAAAGTCAGCTCCCTATAGGGATCTTCTCTTTAGAAATGACCGTAGATCAACTAATTCATAGAATCATATGTTCTCGATCTGAAGTAGAATCTAGAAAAATTAATGTGGGAGATTTATCAGGTCAGGACTTTCAACGTATTGTTTCTGTTGTAAATGAAATGCAACAACATACTTTACTTATAGATGATCAACCAGGATTAAAAGTAACCGATCTTAGAGCTAGAGCCAGAAGAATGAAAGAAAGTTACGATATTCAATTCCTGATTATCGATTATTTACAACTTCTTTCTGGTTCAGGAACATTACGTTCTGCGGAAAGCCGCCAAACAGAAATTTCAGAAATTTCAAGAATGCTGAAAACTTTGGCTAGAGAATTAAATATCCCTATTCTTTGTTTATCACAGTTATCTAGGAAAGTGGAAGATAGGGCCAATCATAGACCCATGATGAGTGATCTTAGAGAAAGTGGGAGTATAGAACAAGATTCCGACTTAGTCATGTTTCTATTGCGTAGAGAATATTATGATCCAAACGACAAGCCTGGAACTGCAGAACTTATAGTCGCTAAAAACCGCCACGGATCTATAGGCTCTGTTCCTTTAGTTTTTGAAAAAGAACTTGCAAGATTCAGAAATTATGCAGCTTTTGAGTTCAATGGTTAG
- a CDS encoding AURKAIP1/COX24 domain-containing protein, producing MSSVKKKRRLKIAKHKRNKRRRRDRHKNK from the coding sequence ATGTCATCTGTTAAGAAAAAACGAAGACTTAAAATCGCTAAGCATAAGCGTAATAAAAGACGCCGAAGAGACCGTCATAAAAATAAATAA
- the mnmG gene encoding tRNA uridine-5-carboxymethylaminomethyl(34) synthesis enzyme MnmG produces the protein MWTHPINYDVIVVGAGHAGCEAAFCSAKMGASVLILTSNLDTIAKLSCNPAVGGIGKGHIVREIDALGGIMAEVTDQSGIQFRILNQTKGPAVRAPRAQVDKQMYHIHMKRLLESIPNLHIMQGTVESLLDNESVIQGVSTKEGIVYLGKTVILSSGTFMRGLIHIGDLNFPGGRLGDPAATGLSAALKERGFPISRLKTGTPPRLLASSIDFSVTEEQPGDPGVGFVHRDEPFVPPLPQVSCYITHTTQKTKDIIAANIGRSALYGGRIEGIGPRYCPSIEDKIVKFADKERHHIFIEPEGIYTQEVYVNGLSTSMPFDVQYNMIHSVQGLENAVITRPAYAIEYDYVHGNVIYPTLESKIIEGLFLCGQINGTTGYEEAAAQGLVAGINAVNKILGKPVFIPSRQESYIGVMLDDLTTQVLDEPYRMFTGRAEHRLLLRQDNACLRLSHYGRDLGLLSQERYEIFENQKQIIEEEKLRLSKTFKKYGNSVVSLAKALCRPEVSYDILKETFPDDVRDLGSTLNASLEMEIKYAGYIDRQKSLIHSLSKSENMIIPDDIDYQNISSLSLEAREKLAKFTPRTIGSASRISGIACADIQVLMVAVKKHAHQ, from the coding sequence ATGTGGACTCACCCAATTAATTACGATGTTATTGTAGTTGGTGCTGGGCACGCGGGTTGCGAGGCTGCATTTTGTTCTGCAAAAATGGGAGCCTCCGTATTAATCTTAACTTCAAACTTAGACACTATTGCTAAGTTAAGTTGTAATCCTGCCGTTGGTGGTATCGGTAAGGGGCATATTGTTCGAGAAATCGACGCCCTAGGTGGTATCATGGCAGAGGTTACTGATCAGTCTGGGATACAATTTCGTATCTTAAATCAGACCAAGGGTCCTGCTGTCCGTGCTCCAAGAGCTCAAGTTGATAAGCAAATGTATCATATTCATATGAAGCGCTTATTAGAGAGCATACCTAACCTGCATATCATGCAGGGTACGGTTGAGTCCTTATTAGACAATGAAAGTGTCATCCAAGGTGTCAGCACAAAAGAAGGAATCGTCTATCTAGGGAAGACGGTTATTTTGTCCTCAGGGACGTTCATGCGCGGCTTAATTCATATTGGAGACCTTAATTTCCCCGGTGGACGTCTTGGAGATCCTGCGGCAACTGGGTTATCAGCAGCTCTAAAAGAGCGTGGTTTCCCAATTAGCAGACTAAAAACGGGCACTCCTCCGCGTCTATTAGCTTCTTCCATTGATTTTTCTGTAACAGAAGAACAACCTGGAGATCCGGGTGTAGGATTTGTTCATAGAGATGAGCCTTTTGTTCCTCCCCTACCTCAGGTATCTTGTTACATCACTCATACGACTCAGAAAACAAAAGATATTATTGCAGCTAATATTGGACGATCAGCTCTATACGGAGGCCGTATTGAAGGCATAGGACCTCGATACTGTCCATCTATTGAAGATAAAATTGTTAAATTCGCAGACAAAGAACGTCATCATATTTTCATAGAACCTGAAGGAATTTATACTCAGGAAGTTTATGTGAATGGTTTATCCACATCGATGCCCTTTGATGTGCAATATAACATGATTCATTCAGTCCAGGGATTAGAAAATGCAGTCATTACCCGGCCTGCTTACGCTATTGAGTATGATTACGTTCATGGCAATGTCATCTACCCCACTTTAGAAAGTAAAATTATAGAAGGTCTATTTCTATGCGGGCAAATTAATGGAACAACGGGATATGAAGAAGCCGCTGCTCAGGGGCTTGTTGCAGGCATTAACGCGGTAAATAAAATACTCGGGAAACCTGTATTTATTCCATCACGACAAGAGTCCTATATTGGCGTGATGCTAGACGATCTCACCACTCAAGTACTAGACGAGCCTTATCGTATGTTTACAGGGAGAGCAGAACATCGTCTACTCTTAAGGCAGGATAATGCTTGTTTACGCTTATCTCACTACGGTCGTGATTTAGGGCTCCTAAGTCAAGAGCGTTACGAAATCTTTGAAAATCAAAAGCAAATTATAGAAGAAGAAAAACTTCGTTTAAGTAAAACATTCAAAAAGTATGGAAATTCTGTTGTCTCTCTAGCGAAAGCTTTATGTCGTCCGGAAGTATCTTACGATATTTTAAAGGAAACGTTCCCGGATGACGTACGTGATCTTGGTTCAACACTTAATGCCTCTCTAGAAATGGAAATTAAGTATGCAGGATATATAGATCGTCAGAAATCTTTGATTCACAGCTTATCAAAATCAGAGAATATGATTATTCCCGATGACATAGATTACCAAAACATTTCCTCATTAAGTTTAGAAGCCAGAGAAAAACTAGCTAAATTTACCCCAAGAACTATAGGATCTGCTTCAAGGATATCAGGAATCGCTTGCGCTGATATTCAAGTATTGATGGTTGCAGTAAAAAAACATGCTCACCAATAA
- a CDS encoding lipoate--protein ligase family protein — protein MLTNKCIFLNLSGISIFEQLQIEEALLRNCKENICIINSNAPEAVVLGISRRPNEDLHIPELRSDNIPIIKRYSGGGTVFIDENSLFVTWIMNSVESMANSHDLMQWSYDIYAPIFPKAFSINENDYTLGEKKIAGNAQYIQKSRWVHHSTFLWDMDIDKLKRYLPIPQKQPSYRKQRLHEDFLTTIRSWFPTKENFFDKLKASAGNIFLWETLSEDELKDILEKPHRKSTTLL, from the coding sequence ATGCTCACCAATAAATGTATTTTCTTAAATCTATCTGGGATCTCTATCTTCGAGCAACTGCAAATAGAAGAAGCTCTTCTTCGCAACTGCAAAGAAAATATCTGTATCATTAACTCTAATGCGCCAGAAGCAGTCGTCCTTGGCATTTCAAGACGTCCAAATGAAGATCTTCACATCCCTGAATTGCGGTCCGATAATATTCCTATAATTAAACGTTACAGTGGTGGTGGAACAGTATTTATTGATGAAAATAGTTTATTCGTAACCTGGATTATGAATTCTGTCGAATCCATGGCGAATTCTCATGATTTGATGCAATGGTCTTATGATATCTACGCGCCTATCTTCCCCAAGGCTTTTTCCATTAATGAAAATGATTATACTTTAGGGGAGAAGAAAATTGCAGGGAATGCTCAATATATCCAAAAGTCTCGTTGGGTACATCATTCAACATTTCTATGGGATATGGATATAGACAAACTTAAACGTTACCTACCAATACCCCAAAAACAACCATCATATAGGAAACAACGATTACACGAAGATTTTCTAACAACCATTCGTTCGTGGTTCCCTACTAAAGAAAACTTTTTCGATAAATTAAAAGCATCTGCGGGCAATATTTTTCTTTGGGAAACTCTTTCAGAAGATGAACTGAAAGATATTCTGGAGAAACCTCATAGAAAATCCACGACGTTATTATAA
- the ndk gene encoding nucleoside-diphosphate kinase, with protein MEQTLSIIKPDSVGKAHIGEIVAIFEKSGFRIAAMKMMHLSVKEAEGFYAVHKSRPFFQELVDFMISGPVVVMVLEGDNAVVRNREIMGATNPQEAAQGTIRAQFGESIGINAVHGSDSLENAAIEISYFFSKIEIVNSAK; from the coding sequence ATGGAACAAACGCTATCAATTATCAAACCTGATTCTGTTGGCAAGGCTCATATTGGTGAGATTGTTGCAATCTTTGAAAAATCAGGATTCCGCATAGCTGCTATGAAAATGATGCATTTATCAGTGAAAGAAGCTGAAGGTTTCTACGCCGTCCATAAATCTCGGCCATTTTTCCAAGAACTTGTGGATTTCATGATTTCAGGTCCAGTTGTTGTTATGGTTCTTGAAGGTGATAATGCTGTAGTTCGCAATCGAGAAATTATGGGAGCTACAAATCCTCAAGAAGCTGCTCAAGGCACTATTCGTGCTCAGTTCGGCGAATCTATAGGAATTAATGCAGTACATGGATCTGATAGTTTAGAAAATGCGGCTATAGAAATTAGCTATTTTTTCAGCAAAATTGAAATAGTTAATTCAGCTAAGTAG
- the ruvA gene encoding Holliday junction branch migration protein RuvA, whose amino-acid sequence MYDYIRGILTYMSSGTIVIECQGLGFSVFASDRWLIELSSQLHREIIVYTYTVVRETEHVLYGFNSRAERECFRMLISFSGVGPKTGLAILNTFSLNKLCSIARAEDVKAIASVPGIGKKTAEKLMVDLKQKLPDLVPLDSQVTASWEPTKPSCMDEGIQALAALGYPKSSAERMIAEAMSELPDNASLAEILPIALKKNLQGLNKN is encoded by the coding sequence ATGTACGACTATATTCGCGGAATTCTTACTTATATGAGTTCGGGAACTATTGTGATCGAATGTCAGGGACTCGGGTTTAGTGTTTTTGCTTCTGATCGTTGGTTGATTGAATTATCAAGTCAATTACATCGTGAAATTATTGTTTATACATATACAGTTGTTCGTGAAACAGAACATGTTCTTTATGGATTCAACTCTCGAGCAGAACGTGAATGTTTCCGTATGTTAATTTCATTTTCTGGAGTGGGGCCTAAGACAGGCCTGGCGATATTGAATACATTCTCTCTTAATAAACTCTGTTCTATAGCGCGTGCTGAGGATGTCAAAGCCATAGCTTCTGTCCCAGGTATAGGGAAAAAAACAGCAGAAAAGCTTATGGTGGATCTCAAGCAAAAGCTTCCCGATCTTGTTCCTCTAGATTCTCAAGTGACTGCTTCTTGGGAACCCACAAAACCCTCGTGTATGGATGAGGGGATACAGGCACTAGCCGCATTAGGATATCCTAAATCTTCGGCGGAGAGGATGATTGCTGAAGCTATGAGTGAACTTCCAGACAATGCATCGTTAGCGGAAATTCTTCCTATTGCTTTAAAAAAGAACTTACAAGGATTGAACAAGAACTAG
- the ruvC gene encoding crossover junction endodeoxyribonuclease RuvC, producing the protein MTQLIMGIDPGTLVSGYAIIIVEQRYKIRAHSYGAIRLSSKDSLTQRYKQLFQTLSGVLDDIIPDAVVLETQYVHKNPQSTIKLGMARGVLVLAAALRDIPVFEYAPNVAKRAVVGKGNASKQQVQLMVSKILNIPDVLNSNCEDIADAFALAICHAHTSAYTCLGVR; encoded by the coding sequence ATGACGCAATTGATTATGGGGATTGATCCCGGAACACTAGTTTCTGGATACGCTATTATCATTGTTGAACAGCGTTATAAGATACGAGCTCATAGTTATGGGGCTATTCGTTTATCTTCCAAAGACTCACTAACACAGCGTTATAAACAGCTTTTCCAAACATTATCCGGAGTGTTAGATGATATCATTCCTGATGCTGTAGTTCTTGAAACTCAATATGTTCATAAGAACCCACAAAGCACTATAAAATTAGGTATGGCGCGAGGTGTACTCGTCCTTGCAGCTGCTTTAAGAGACATTCCTGTTTTTGAATATGCTCCAAATGTAGCTAAGAGAGCTGTTGTAGGGAAAGGAAATGCGAGTAAACAGCAAGTCCAACTAATGGTTAGTAAGATTTTAAATATTCCTGATGTCTTAAATTCTAATTGTGAGGATATTGCAGATGCATTTGCATTAGCAATATGTCATGCACACACTTCTGCTTACACTTGTTTAGGAGTTCGATAA
- the grgA gene encoding GrgA family transcription factor, which yields MYFTRDPVIETVITSREGYKLSVRNTKHLSQDPFVVEAVEVISLGNTCFFRNCDHSKPFIVPAGDYEVMEIRDTKINLKAVGLDRGIKIAGGREALIKLPKAAPVAVVEESSSETVVTAESSSSETSTTPASSHSTTRKEKKERKGDKWKEKKKQGRKKTNKEVSEVAGSSQEIIDAVTEELWEESQENKLSEQKKFSLLPPPAKLISEIISQAVSDPTVTSADLDESLQALVTESSEVINALLSGDQTVIFPEEEMEGAPTCEQPLSSSFPMEDE from the coding sequence GTGTATTTTACAAGAGATCCAGTTATTGAAACTGTAATTACGTCGAGAGAAGGGTACAAGTTATCAGTTCGTAATACTAAGCATCTTTCTCAGGATCCTTTTGTTGTTGAAGCAGTTGAAGTAATTTCTTTAGGAAACACCTGTTTTTTCCGTAACTGCGATCATAGTAAACCGTTCATTGTTCCCGCAGGGGATTACGAGGTAATGGAAATTCGAGATACTAAGATCAACCTTAAAGCAGTAGGTTTAGATCGTGGTATTAAAATTGCCGGAGGCCGAGAAGCTTTAATTAAATTGCCTAAGGCTGCTCCCGTAGCTGTTGTTGAAGAAAGTTCTTCAGAAACAGTTGTTACAGCTGAGTCCTCGTCTTCAGAAACTTCCACTACGCCAGCGTCTTCTCATTCTACAACTAGAAAAGAGAAAAAAGAACGTAAAGGGGATAAGTGGAAAGAGAAGAAAAAGCAAGGACGCAAGAAAACTAATAAAGAAGTTTCTGAAGTAGCGGGATCTTCTCAAGAGATCATCGATGCTGTTACTGAAGAACTTTGGGAAGAATCCCAAGAAAATAAATTAAGTGAGCAAAAAAAGTTCTCTCTATTGCCTCCTCCTGCGAAATTAATTTCTGAGATTATCTCTCAAGCTGTTTCGGATCCCACAGTGACTTCAGCCGATTTAGACGAATCTTTACAGGCTTTGGTAACTGAAAGTTCTGAAGTGATTAATGCTTTGTTATCAGGTGATCAGACAGTTATTTTCCCTGAAGAAGAAATGGAAGGGGCCCCAACTTGCGAACAGCCTTTATCATCCTCTTTCCCAATGGAAGACGAATAA